A stretch of the Aegilops tauschii subsp. strangulata cultivar AL8/78 chromosome 4, Aet v6.0, whole genome shotgun sequence genome encodes the following:
- the LOC109746049 gene encoding probable protein S-acyltransferase 6 — protein MSKSVTDRARGIFGKQGLPSSMYSTQCLKRKEEKSFVLLTFLHLSPHPNSGPLARGHAAEVTSRAEITCASEMKGRTLFKSPLPSNHVSDASSSAGAGATHRLYQVWRGRNKFLCGGRCIFGPDANSIYLSVSLIMTPLALFVAFVSFRLAELMGKPLGPFIPRTAMAVGAFDLIVLVLTSGRDPGIVPRNTKPPDPEDLQLDGMASPMAGAPSSGTLPPTRDVYVNGMVVKVKYCHTCMLYRPPRCSHCSVCNNCVERFDHHCPWVGQCIGKRNYRFFFMFISSTTFLCLYVFVFCWVNLILITRKYGCSLGGAIVESPVSGFLIFYTFITSWFVGGLTAFHTYLASTNQTTYENFRYRYEGKSNPYDRGAARNLVEIFLSPIPASKNDFRQMVVVDPDTLLYGPPSMAYSYSFGMLSSSKKSFNTQASLSFDMGKPSFDLGAGYSVKRTSIGSSNFGDIYNPTADGVDGAAHQQPRHNIFGGGRFQGSKKVAEDSESVVTDVTTARYSVAG, from the exons ATGAGCAAGTCAGTGACCGACAGAGCAAGGGGTATATTTGGAAAGCAAG GTCTTCCCTCTTCTATGTATAGCACACAATGTCTCAAGAGAAAAGAAGAGAAAAGCTTTGTATTGTTGACCTTCCTCCATCTCTCACCTCACCCCAATTCTGGCCCTTTGGCAAGAGGCCATGCGGCCGAGGTGACTTCGCGCGCGGAGATCACATGCGCATCGGAGATGAAGGGGAGGACGCTTTTCAAGAGCCCTCTCCCCAGCAACCACGTCTCCGACGCCTCCAGctcggccggcgccggcgccaccCACCGCCTGTACCAAGTTTGGAGGGGAAGGAAT AAATTTCTTTGTGGCGGGCGGTGCATCTTTGGCCCTGACGCCAACTCCATCTATCTATCTGTGTCTCTCATCATGACGCCGCTCGCGCTCTTCGTGGCCTTCGTCTCGTTCCGCCTCGCCGAGCTCATGGGGAAGCCGCTCGGCCCCTTCATTCCAAGGACAGCCATGGCCGTGGGCGCATTC GATCTTATAGTGTTGGTGCTCACGTCAGGGCGAGATCCTGGGATCGTCCCGCGGAACACGAAGCCGCCGGATCCCGAAGACCTCCAGCTAGACGGCATGGCGTCCCCAATGGCCGGAGCGCCATCGTCGGGGACACTTCCGCCGACGCGTGACGTGTACGTGAACGGCATGGTGGTGAAGGTGAAGTACTGCCACACGTGCATGCTGTACAGGCCGCCGCGCTGCTCTCACTGCTCTGTCTGCAACAATTGCGTGGAGCGCTTCGACCACCACTGCCCCTGGGTCGGCCAGTGCATCGGCAAG AGAAATTACAGGTTCTTCTTCATGTTCATCTCGTCGACGACGTTCCTTTGCCTCTACGTGTTCGTGTTCTGCTGGGTGAACCTGATCCTCATCACGCGGAAGTACGGGTGCAGCCTGGGCGGCGCCATCGTGGAGTCGCCGGTTTCGGGATTCCTCATCTTCTACACCTTCATCACGTCCTGGTTCGTGGGCGGGCTCACGGCGTTCCACACCTACCTCGCCAGCACCAACCAGACCACGTACGAGAACTTCCGGTACCGGTACGAGGGAAAGTCCAACCCGTACGACCGCGGCGCGGCGCGGAACCTCGTCGAGATCTTCCTGTCGCCGATCCCCGCGAGCAAGAATGACTTCCGGCAGATGGTCGTCGTCGACCCCGACACGCTCTTGTACGGCCCGCCCTCGATGGCCTACTCCTACTCCTTCGGCATGCTGTCGTCGtccaagaagagcttcaacaccCAAGCCAGCCTCAGCTTCGACATGGGCAAGCCGAGCTTTGACCTCGGAGCTGGATACAGCGTCAAGCGCACCAGCATCGGCTCCTCCAACTTCGGCGACATATACAATCCTACCGCCGATGGCGTGGATGGCGCGGCGCACCAGCAGCCGCGGCACAACATCTTCGGTGGCGGGAGGTTTCAGGGAAGCAAGAAGGTGGCGGAAGACTCGGAGTCGGTCGTGACCGACGTCACCACGGCGCGCTACAGCGTTGCCGGCTGA